One window of Cohnella hashimotonis genomic DNA carries:
- a CDS encoding ABC transporter substrate-binding protein has product MKTIHRILLLFSFVAWVAVASACKGAPEHGESTGADAPQPYVTLSMIMPGDESARMREFVDNELNARLKQELNIKLELTYIPWADYQSKVELALSTGENYDLFWYGTSFVSDYKTKGYIRPLDTLLQTYGPDLTTNIPADNFKQYEMDGSLWAIPSQAFTSAGKFTSVMVRQDLLESVGMKEIRTIADLEAFYTKMHARDPSYYGYLENDRGQDVLWRELSDQPLTFLDENQMFAVNENTGELVDYLESDLYKKVAQVRKRWVDIGVIDKRLAGNKAANIDQEDAGRLLFRVGAVSRAMENLQTVQNADPEAILREYYLAPDKPKYIVAPSNEAYMIPTKALHPERAMQFMNWILQSKEHYNFIIYGLEGKDYRIENDKIQLLTNDQFMYEWMWRNKNYFMPTTNVDDSVVEDMLHNDDNARISKIFGFHFNQEPVKKEYAKVLAVYNEKFLPINLGIVGYDQAFPGSMEALKKAGYDKVWAELKRQYADFRAAQTSRADWGGSK; this is encoded by the coding sequence ATGAAAACCATCCATCGAATTTTGCTGCTATTTTCGTTTGTCGCGTGGGTCGCGGTTGCCTCGGCCTGCAAAGGCGCGCCGGAGCATGGCGAGTCAACAGGCGCGGATGCGCCGCAGCCTTACGTCACGTTAAGCATGATCATGCCGGGGGACGAGTCGGCGCGCATGCGGGAGTTCGTCGACAACGAGCTGAACGCGCGCTTGAAGCAGGAGCTGAACATCAAGCTGGAATTGACGTATATCCCCTGGGCGGACTATCAATCCAAGGTCGAGCTGGCGCTGTCCACCGGAGAGAACTACGACTTGTTCTGGTACGGCACGTCGTTCGTGTCGGATTACAAGACGAAGGGCTATATCCGGCCGCTGGATACGCTGCTTCAGACGTACGGACCGGATCTGACGACGAACATCCCGGCGGACAACTTCAAGCAGTACGAGATGGACGGCAGCCTGTGGGCGATTCCTTCGCAGGCGTTTACTTCAGCGGGCAAATTCACGTCGGTGATGGTGCGCCAGGATCTGCTGGAGTCGGTCGGCATGAAGGAGATCCGGACGATCGCCGATCTAGAAGCTTTTTATACGAAAATGCATGCTCGGGATCCGAGCTACTACGGGTATTTGGAGAACGACCGCGGCCAGGACGTCCTGTGGCGGGAGCTGTCGGATCAGCCGCTTACCTTCCTGGATGAAAATCAGATGTTCGCCGTGAATGAGAATACGGGCGAGCTGGTCGATTATCTGGAATCCGATTTGTACAAGAAGGTCGCCCAGGTACGCAAACGGTGGGTGGACATCGGCGTCATCGACAAGCGCCTCGCCGGCAACAAGGCGGCCAACATCGATCAGGAGGACGCGGGCAGGCTGCTGTTCCGCGTGGGTGCCGTCTCCCGGGCGATGGAGAACCTGCAGACGGTGCAGAACGCGGACCCCGAGGCCATACTGAGAGAATACTACTTGGCGCCGGACAAACCGAAATACATCGTGGCGCCCTCCAACGAGGCCTATATGATTCCGACCAAGGCCCTCCATCCGGAGCGTGCCATGCAGTTTATGAACTGGATTTTGCAGAGCAAGGAGCACTACAATTTCATCATCTACGGCCTGGAAGGCAAGGACTATCGCATCGAAAACGATAAAATCCAGCTGCTTACGAACGATCAGTTCATGTACGAGTGGATGTGGCGCAACAAAAATTACTTCATGCCGACGACCAACGTGGACGATTCCGTCGTGGAGGATATGCTGCATAACGACGACAACGCGCGAATATCGAAAATATTCGGCTTTCATTTCAACCAGGAACCGGTCAAAAAAGAGTATGCCAAAGTGCTCGCGGTGTACAACGAAAAGTTCCTGCCGATCAATCTGGGCATCGTCGGCTATGACCAGGCGTTTCCGGGCTCGATGGAGGCGCTGAAAAAGGCCGGTTACGATAAAGTATGGGCGGAGCTTAAGCGACAATACGCAGATTTTCGGGCTGCACAGACCTCCCGCGCGGATTGGGGGGGATCGAAGTGA
- a CDS encoding sensor histidine kinase: protein MKSSIFTNMVLALLLLLTPIIALYAYSNHTSSSVLTREIVKAKRTQVETFVGQLGQMFAQYDSYQKMLYESTEVRNLAYPDLLNDDLLYYRTLKTVSEEISRLAGYGRWKGIIAVVYPKTGVVIKSNSSLGAVPAELPDKDGFWSYRSSSKGNAYFIETISNPAKSAREEEADLTVVAKVDEGEIKSDLSEMKSNGLEDPFLYKPGDSPIYNYTANQALIRELLPELDPVATEEGFEPLLIRTSGGTYQVHMDMVQPLGWYLVDYVPIDTIMAPIKRSQTMFYSISGMMLFMACILSFLLYRSIRIPFRKLMQGMNFIEKGIYTSRMKDPPKGEFRYVYQKFNSMAARIEELIEDVLKEQIRTKEANVKQLQSQINPHFLYNTLAYIKSMVELEEKEAAVSMTMNLSRYYRYTTKLSSSFATIQEELNLIENYLDIHRMLTDDFEYEIDIDPAMLKMEIPRLSLQPLIENVIVHAFRKPVKYGTVRIRGRLEDGGLARLTVDDNGTGLAPAQLEALQTKIRTAPSDQIDSGLQNVHQRLMLLFGKSSGLFLSHSERGGLCAELIWQVQEEEAE, encoded by the coding sequence GTGAAATCCAGCATTTTCACCAATATGGTACTCGCCTTGCTGCTTCTGCTGACCCCGATCATCGCGCTGTACGCCTATTCGAATCATACGAGCTCCAGCGTCCTGACAAGGGAGATCGTGAAGGCGAAGCGCACGCAGGTCGAGACGTTCGTCGGGCAGCTCGGTCAAATGTTCGCCCAATACGATTCCTATCAGAAGATGCTGTACGAGAGCACGGAAGTCCGTAATCTGGCCTACCCGGACCTGCTGAACGACGATCTGCTATACTATCGCACGCTTAAGACCGTGTCCGAGGAAATCAGCAGGCTGGCGGGCTACGGAAGGTGGAAGGGCATCATCGCGGTCGTCTACCCGAAGACGGGGGTGGTGATCAAGAGCAATTCCAGTCTGGGCGCCGTGCCTGCAGAGCTGCCTGACAAAGACGGCTTCTGGAGCTATCGGTCGAGCTCGAAGGGCAATGCCTATTTTATCGAGACGATCTCCAATCCGGCCAAAAGCGCCAGAGAAGAAGAGGCGGATCTGACGGTCGTCGCCAAAGTGGACGAAGGCGAGATCAAGAGCGATCTGTCCGAGATGAAAAGCAACGGGCTGGAGGATCCCTTTTTATACAAGCCGGGCGATTCTCCGATCTACAACTATACGGCGAATCAGGCTTTAATCCGGGAGCTGCTGCCCGAGCTGGATCCGGTCGCCACGGAAGAGGGCTTCGAGCCGCTGCTCATCCGGACGAGCGGGGGCACGTACCAGGTTCATATGGACATGGTGCAGCCGCTGGGCTGGTATCTGGTAGACTACGTGCCGATCGACACGATTATGGCTCCGATCAAGCGCAGCCAGACGATGTTCTACTCGATCAGCGGCATGATGCTGTTTATGGCCTGCATCCTGAGCTTTTTGCTGTACCGGAGCATCCGCATTCCGTTCCGCAAGCTGATGCAGGGCATGAACTTCATCGAGAAGGGCATCTATACGAGCCGGATGAAGGATCCGCCCAAGGGAGAGTTCCGGTACGTCTATCAAAAGTTCAACTCGATGGCCGCAAGAATCGAAGAGCTGATCGAGGACGTGCTGAAGGAGCAGATTCGGACGAAGGAAGCGAACGTCAAGCAGCTGCAGTCGCAGATCAATCCGCATTTCCTCTACAACACGCTGGCGTATATCAAGAGCATGGTGGAGCTTGAGGAAAAAGAAGCGGCCGTTTCGATGACGATGAATTTGAGCCGGTATTACCGCTACACGACCAAGCTCAGCAGCAGCTTTGCGACCATTCAGGAAGAGCTCAATCTGATCGAAAATTACTTGGACATTCACCGCATGCTGACGGACGACTTCGAGTACGAGATCGATATCGATCCGGCGATGCTGAAGATGGAGATCCCCCGTCTGTCGCTGCAGCCGTTGATCGAGAACGTGATCGTGCATGCGTTCCGGAAGCCCGTGAAGTACGGGACCGTTCGCATCCGGGGCAGGCTGGAGGATGGCGGCCTCGCGCGCCTTACTGTCGACGACAACGGCACGGGCCTTGCGCCGGCGCAGCTGGAGGCGCTGCAGACGAAGATCCGTACGGCGCCGAGCGACCAGATCGATTCCGGCTTGCAGAACGTGCATCAGCGGCTCATGCTGCTGTTCGGCAAAAGCTCCGGGCTGTTCCTCAGCCACTCCGAGCGGGGCGGACTGTGCGCGGAGCTGATCTGGCAGGTGCAGGAGGAGGAAGCGGAGTGA
- a CDS encoding DUF4832 domain-containing protein, whose protein sequence is MSNATLARPAKPALIMLVFVLIGTMLLMNLRLPHAAASGEWQAQTYDPNKPGLEQNPLKGFLPFSKQPSESVDPNNSFPHSMEWFYVSLRDLMTGSNTYNWAPLDAYLNDIASRGNQAAFRVYVDYPGRTTGIPQFLINGGLLTRDYDQNGNHDSSTHSLAPDWNDANLNTALRQFVAALGARYDGDPRIGFVTTGLYGFWGEWHTWPYNAAPNDWQMNQTNMDGLLTAFKDAFHTTQVLARYPYSASTSTLKNAFGYHDDSFAWETLTQTTWDFWSLITQNNLQNIWQTHPIGGELYPPLQQDTNFWQTWPNQNGQNFQTSVETTHASWLMYDKVYKSTLPSATATANALRAHKMLGYTLYNSGVQLPDSPASSLTVNVKLQNKGVAPFYYNWPVEFGVLNASDVWVKSLGSANWNLKSVQPGGADYSFAFSASHNLAAGDYKLVMRVVNPLSNGKTVRFANTRQDANRSGWLTLSGFHVTASATTSTTLADPPLTGGATPTPTPTPTPTPTPTPTATPTPTPTPTPTPTPTPTPTPTPTPTPTPTGTTSYEAEASGNTLVSPAAVSSCATCSGGSKVGYVGNGSGTLRFNGVTAPAAGDYTLTIYYLNGDASRSASLSVNGGAGASISFPSSGGWTTVAAKTTTVHLQAGANTLLFSQPTGYAPDIDRIVVSASGGGGGTTPLIFDNYDNASQYNTQLKNDMGGGYWGDGSISSNGSELTLSGVSWWDSTFSAAETNVNLSAYTYLVYVVKSATNGASFNVTMWDAGGAEGTKTVTATTAYQTIRIPLADFAGFDKATAIKFKHSAFTGNFTIDEIRFE, encoded by the coding sequence ATGTCGAACGCAACACTCGCAAGGCCCGCAAAGCCGGCGCTCATTATGCTTGTTTTTGTGCTGATCGGTACAATGCTGCTTATGAATCTCCGGCTGCCGCATGCCGCCGCTTCGGGCGAATGGCAGGCACAGACGTACGACCCGAACAAGCCGGGGCTGGAGCAGAATCCGCTGAAGGGCTTTTTGCCCTTTTCCAAGCAGCCTTCCGAAAGCGTCGATCCGAACAACAGCTTCCCGCACAGCATGGAGTGGTTCTACGTTTCTTTGCGGGACCTCATGACAGGCTCCAACACATACAATTGGGCGCCGCTGGATGCCTATCTTAACGATATCGCGAGCCGGGGGAACCAAGCCGCCTTCCGGGTCTACGTCGACTATCCGGGACGCACGACCGGCATTCCGCAATTTCTGATCAACGGCGGTCTGCTGACGCGCGATTACGACCAGAACGGCAACCACGACTCGTCGACGCACAGTCTGGCGCCCGACTGGAACGACGCCAACCTGAACACGGCGCTTCGCCAGTTCGTCGCCGCGCTCGGCGCCCGTTACGACGGCGATCCGCGTATCGGCTTCGTGACGACGGGTCTGTACGGCTTCTGGGGCGAATGGCATACGTGGCCCTACAATGCCGCCCCGAACGACTGGCAGATGAACCAGACGAACATGGACGGGCTGCTCACTGCATTTAAAGACGCGTTTCACACGACGCAGGTCCTGGCCCGTTACCCCTATTCCGCCAGCACGTCGACGCTAAAAAACGCCTTCGGCTACCATGACGATTCGTTCGCCTGGGAGACGCTGACCCAGACGACCTGGGATTTCTGGAGTCTCATCACCCAGAATAACCTGCAAAACATCTGGCAGACGCATCCGATCGGGGGCGAGCTCTATCCGCCGCTCCAGCAGGACACGAACTTCTGGCAGACCTGGCCCAACCAGAACGGTCAGAACTTCCAGACCTCGGTCGAGACGACGCATGCCTCCTGGCTCATGTACGACAAGGTTTACAAGTCGACGCTCCCGAGCGCGACCGCCACGGCCAACGCGCTGCGCGCGCACAAGATGCTGGGCTACACGCTGTACAACTCCGGCGTGCAGCTGCCCGATTCGCCGGCATCCTCGCTGACGGTCAACGTCAAGCTGCAAAATAAGGGCGTGGCGCCGTTCTACTACAACTGGCCGGTCGAGTTCGGTGTGCTGAACGCCTCCGACGTCTGGGTCAAGTCGCTCGGTTCGGCGAACTGGAATCTGAAGAGCGTGCAGCCGGGCGGCGCGGATTACAGCTTTGCCTTCAGCGCGAGCCACAATCTGGCTGCCGGAGACTACAAGTTGGTCATGCGCGTCGTCAACCCGCTATCGAACGGCAAGACGGTCCGCTTCGCGAACACGCGGCAGGATGCGAACCGCAGCGGCTGGCTGACGTTGTCGGGCTTCCATGTAACCGCGAGCGCCACGACCTCCACGACGTTGGCCGATCCGCCACTGACCGGCGGGGCGACACCGACACCAACGCCGACACCGACGCCGACACCGACGCCGACACCGACGGCAACACCTACACCAACGCCGACACCAACGCCGACCCCGACGCCAACACCGACACCGACACCGACACCAACCCCGACCCCAACGCCGACCGGCACGACCTCCTATGAAGCGGAAGCTTCGGGCAACACGCTTGTCAGCCCGGCCGCCGTCTCGAGCTGCGCGACCTGCTCCGGCGGGAGCAAGGTCGGCTACGTGGGCAACGGCAGCGGCACGCTGCGGTTCAACGGCGTCACGGCGCCTGCCGCCGGCGATTATACGTTGACAATCTATTATTTGAACGGAGACGCGAGCCGCTCGGCCTCGCTCAGCGTGAACGGCGGCGCGGGCGCGTCGATCAGCTTCCCGAGCTCCGGCGGCTGGACGACGGTCGCCGCGAAGACGACGACCGTGCATCTTCAGGCGGGCGCCAATACGCTGCTGTTTTCCCAGCCGACCGGCTATGCGCCCGATATCGACCGCATCGTCGTGAGCGCCAGCGGCGGCGGAGGCGGCACGACGCCGCTTATTTTCGACAATTACGATAATGCTTCCCAGTACAACACGCAGCTGAAAAATGACATGGGGGGCGGTTATTGGGGAGACGGCAGCATCTCGAGCAACGGTTCCGAGCTGACGCTCAGCGGCGTCAGCTGGTGGGACTCCACGTTCAGCGCAGCCGAGACAAACGTCAATCTGTCCGCCTACACCTACCTCGTATACGTCGTGAAGAGCGCCACGAACGGCGCCTCGTTTAACGTGACGATGTGGGATGCAGGCGGGGCCGAGGGGACGAAGACAGTCACCGCCACGACCGCTTATCAAACGATCCGAATCCCGCTGGCCGACTTCGCGGGCTTCGACAAGGCGACGGCCATTAAGTTTAAGCATAGCGCGTTTACGGGCAACTTTACGATCGACGAGATCCGGTTCGAATAG
- the tnpC gene encoding IS66 family transposase produces MIDKKLIKQISHSDPETIEAFITSLVDQFTATIAQYTAKIEKLENRIKDLERQLGQNSRNSSKPPSSDGFRKPTNSRQPGGKKGAPKGHDGHTLLFAEVPDHVVHQTISVCGACQASLEAVPSLDYERRQVFDLPAPRVVVTEYRAEKKCCPHCRRTQRALFPEGVNAATQYGDGFAAWTAYLSAFQMIPLARIGQLFADLTRYRPSDATLLSYLKVMHHRLAPAEQCVREALLKSDYLHCDETGFGVQDHEHWLHTASTADYTLFTVHPSRGSVGMKAGEILSTYTGTVMHDSYGAYFKDEFSFSHSLCCAHLLRECQGISEHDKHTWSTRMKTLLQESWKTASDHRKRGEPLRQEHIQQMQQQYDEILKQGELEWSKDPVRPKTGPRGRKTKSKAANLGQRFLSYKDAILRFLYDAKAPFDNNQAERDIRMVKVKDKVSGCFRTEQGAKVFARVRAFISTLLKQQLPILPSLSAALRGTFTFS; encoded by the coding sequence ATGATAGATAAGAAACTCATCAAGCAGATCAGTCATAGTGATCCTGAGACCATCGAGGCGTTCATTACATCGCTGGTCGATCAGTTTACCGCTACAATCGCGCAGTATACCGCTAAAATCGAGAAGCTTGAAAACCGAATCAAAGACCTCGAACGTCAGCTTGGCCAAAACTCCCGCAATAGCAGCAAACCGCCTTCAAGTGACGGTTTCCGCAAGCCGACCAACTCGCGGCAGCCCGGCGGAAAAAAGGGAGCGCCAAAGGGCCATGACGGACATACGTTGCTCTTCGCTGAAGTGCCGGATCACGTCGTTCATCAAACCATATCCGTCTGCGGCGCTTGTCAGGCGTCGCTCGAAGCCGTGCCGTCTTTGGACTACGAGAGACGTCAGGTTTTTGACCTGCCTGCACCACGCGTTGTGGTCACCGAGTATCGCGCAGAGAAAAAGTGTTGTCCGCATTGTCGGCGTACGCAGCGCGCCCTCTTTCCTGAGGGCGTGAATGCTGCCACACAATACGGCGACGGATTCGCAGCCTGGACCGCGTATTTGAGCGCGTTTCAAATGATTCCGCTTGCGCGTATTGGGCAACTCTTTGCCGATTTGACCCGTTACCGTCCGAGCGATGCGACGCTCTTGTCGTACCTAAAAGTCATGCATCACCGCCTAGCACCGGCTGAGCAATGCGTGCGCGAGGCGCTGCTGAAAAGCGACTATCTGCATTGCGACGAAACGGGCTTTGGTGTCCAAGATCACGAGCACTGGCTACATACCGCCTCCACTGCCGATTACACGCTATTTACCGTTCATCCCAGCCGCGGAAGTGTGGGCATGAAAGCAGGAGAAATCTTGTCTACTTACACGGGAACGGTGATGCATGACAGCTACGGCGCTTACTTTAAAGATGAATTCTCCTTCTCCCACTCGCTCTGCTGCGCCCATCTGCTTCGTGAATGCCAGGGGATAAGCGAGCATGACAAGCATACCTGGTCGACGCGGATGAAAACGTTGCTGCAGGAAAGCTGGAAGACAGCTTCGGACCACCGAAAACGAGGTGAGCCTTTGAGACAGGAACACATCCAGCAGATGCAGCAACAGTACGACGAAATTCTAAAACAAGGTGAACTTGAATGGTCCAAAGATCCTGTTCGCCCCAAAACCGGCCCGAGAGGCCGAAAAACGAAAAGCAAAGCGGCGAATTTGGGACAGCGGTTCCTGAGTTACAAGGACGCCATTCTCCGCTTTCTTTATGATGCCAAGGCGCCCTTTGACAACAACCAGGCCGAACGCGATATTCGCATGGTGAAAGTCAAAGACAAAGTTTCAGGCTGCTTTCGTACAGAGCAAGGTGCAAAAGTTTTCGCGCGCGTGCGCGCCTTCATTTCCACACTTCTCAAGCAACAACTCCCCATACTCCCCTCCCTTTCGGCGGCACTCCGCGGCACTTTTACTTTTAGTTGA
- a CDS encoding TetR/AcrR family transcriptional regulator → MAKTDRRIAKTQEALKKAVIELMTEKNFDDITIQEIADRADVNRGTIYLHYQDKFDLLDRLIESHMNEMSEMDDWACELEWKDALVPYFEYFEKNYLFFSTMLASKGAPSSFRTRLLNSFMEGFKCEIDRDSGKNTDLTDDVMLQYAGTAYVGIIEWWIKNGMPHPPRVMAQQVGTLLGRSL, encoded by the coding sequence ATGGCGAAAACGGACCGTAGAATCGCGAAGACGCAGGAGGCTTTGAAAAAAGCCGTCATCGAGCTGATGACCGAAAAGAATTTCGACGACATCACCATTCAGGAGATCGCGGACCGGGCGGACGTCAACCGCGGGACCATTTATCTTCATTACCAGGACAAATTCGATCTGCTCGACCGACTCATTGAATCGCACATGAACGAAATGAGCGAGATGGACGATTGGGCATGCGAGCTGGAATGGAAGGACGCGCTCGTCCCTTATTTTGAATACTTTGAAAAAAATTATTTGTTTTTCTCGACGATGCTGGCCAGCAAAGGCGCCCCGTCTTCGTTCAGAACCCGGCTGCTGAATTCGTTTATGGAAGGCTTCAAGTGCGAGATCGACCGGGACAGCGGCAAAAATACGGACCTGACGGACGATGTCATGCTCCAGTATGCCGGTACCGCCTATGTCGGCATCATTGAATGGTGGATTAAAAACGGCATGCCCCATCCGCCGCGCGTCATGGCGCAGCAAGTCGGAACGCTGCTGGGGAGAAGTCTGTAA
- a CDS encoding (R)-mandelonitrile lyase, which translates to MEIRRAGEQPSGKGPSDYFTGTVRIDPLFEAAAPARGAGASVTFEPGARTAWHTHPLGQTLIVTAGKGRVQRWGGEIEEIRPGDVVWFPPGEKHWHGASPTTAMTHIAIQERLDGKAVEWLEHVSDEQYEG; encoded by the coding sequence ATGGAGATAAGAAGAGCGGGGGAGCAGCCATCCGGCAAAGGTCCTTCGGATTACTTTACCGGGACGGTACGCATCGATCCGCTGTTCGAAGCGGCCGCTCCCGCACGGGGAGCCGGCGCCAGCGTGACCTTCGAGCCGGGCGCGCGGACCGCATGGCATACGCATCCGCTCGGACAGACGCTCATCGTGACGGCAGGCAAAGGACGCGTACAGCGCTGGGGCGGCGAGATCGAGGAGATTCGTCCAGGCGACGTCGTCTGGTTCCCGCCCGGCGAGAAGCACTGGCACGGGGCTTCGCCGACGACGGCGATGACGCATATCGCCATTCAGGAACGGCTGGACGGCAAAGCTGTCGAGTGGTTGGAGCATGTGAGCGACGAGCAGTACGAGGGTTAG
- a CDS encoding PhzF family phenazine biosynthesis isomerase: MREVTVYHYDAFSRIPNKGNPAGVVLDGEMLTAEQMLEAARKVGFNETAFPLPSDAADLRIRYFTQGHEINLCGHATMATLYALKTRSMLGDKRNLTIETKAGILPIRFDATNELYITMRQAAPQFQAFKGSLEELALSMGIGERDIETEWPTIYGSTGTWTLLVPIKTLSAFKRMKPDNKQFPFILKEMPNASVHPFCFETHDSRADMHARHFSSPFSGTVEDPVTGTASGVMGAYYAKYIKPEPELNLLIEQGQELGKDGSVSVTVVNGEQIDMTGTAVYVNEFKIKLAEVPLLKNEQSERNDALGLVV; the protein is encoded by the coding sequence GTGAGAGAAGTGACAGTGTACCATTATGATGCATTTAGCCGTATTCCGAACAAAGGAAATCCGGCTGGCGTCGTACTGGACGGGGAGATGCTGACGGCCGAGCAGATGCTGGAGGCGGCACGGAAAGTCGGATTTAACGAAACGGCCTTCCCGCTTCCTTCTGATGCAGCGGATTTGAGAATCCGTTATTTTACGCAGGGACATGAGATCAATCTCTGCGGACACGCGACGATGGCGACGCTATATGCGTTAAAAACGAGAAGCATGTTGGGCGACAAGCGCAATTTGACGATCGAAACGAAAGCGGGAATTTTGCCCATCCGTTTTGATGCAACGAATGAACTCTATATTACAATGCGGCAAGCGGCTCCTCAGTTTCAGGCTTTCAAGGGTTCGCTAGAAGAACTGGCCCTATCGATGGGAATCGGCGAGCGGGACATAGAGACAGAATGGCCGACCATCTACGGAAGTACCGGGACCTGGACGCTGTTGGTTCCAATCAAGACCCTGTCCGCATTCAAACGAATGAAGCCCGACAATAAACAGTTCCCGTTCATCTTAAAGGAAATGCCGAACGCCTCCGTCCATCCCTTTTGCTTTGAAACTCACGATTCCCGCGCCGATATGCATGCCCGCCACTTTTCGTCGCCATTTTCCGGTACGGTGGAGGACCCTGTGACGGGGACGGCATCGGGCGTCATGGGCGCTTACTATGCGAAGTATATTAAGCCGGAGCCGGAACTAAACCTTCTGATCGAACAGGGCCAGGAGCTCGGAAAAGACGGAAGCGTGAGCGTCACTGTAGTTAACGGAGAGCAAATCGATATGACGGGCACTGCCGTTTATGTAAATGAATTCAAAATTAAATTGGCTGAGGTTCCTCTATTAAAAAACGAGCAATCGGAAAGAAATGACGCGCTCGGGCTTGTCGTATAA
- a CDS encoding DinB family protein, whose translation MSLIQLLEEELHREAASTRRLIEMIPEASLAWRPHAKSMSLGQLALHLAGMPETVASMLASSSHEVPTVPLPEAASVPEILTLLERSTAAAAGKIREWSDDELQHPFSWTLGGTAIVSTSRYEQVRSTLLNHCYHHRGQLTVYLRLLDVPIPGIYGPSADEQ comes from the coding sequence ATGAGCCTGATCCAACTGTTAGAGGAAGAACTGCACCGGGAAGCAGCGTCTACCCGCCGTCTCATCGAGATGATTCCCGAAGCAAGCCTGGCTTGGAGGCCGCATGCCAAGTCTATGTCATTGGGACAGCTTGCACTGCATTTGGCGGGCATGCCCGAGACTGTGGCCTCGATGCTGGCTTCATCGTCCCATGAAGTGCCGACCGTTCCGCTGCCCGAAGCCGCATCCGTCCCGGAAATCTTGACGCTTTTGGAGCGATCCACCGCGGCAGCGGCCGGCAAGATCCGCGAGTGGAGTGACGACGAACTCCAGCATCCCTTCAGCTGGACGCTTGGCGGCACGGCGATCGTCTCGACCTCGCGATACGAGCAGGTTCGCTCGACGCTTCTTAACCACTGCTATCATCATCGCGGTCAATTGACGGTTTATCTCCGCCTGCTCGATGTGCCGATCCCCGGCATTTACGGCCCCAGCGCGGACGAGCAATAA